GACCGGCATCCAGGTCCGTCACAACGAACCCGCCGCCCACCTCGACCTCTGGCTCGCCACCATGAACAGCGGCCTTAGCTTCGGCCGGCTGTCCACCGGCTCCTCCGCCCGCACCCTCGGCCTGGCCGACCCCGCCCTGCGGTGGGCCGGGGCGGGCCTGTACAACGGCGGAACCCTCGCCTACGTGACCGCCCGCCCGGCTGGCGAGAACGCCAACGAGCTCGGCCTCATCGCGCACGGCCCGGACAGCAGCAAACTCCTCGGCCAGGTCAACGACCTCCTTCGCCGCTGGAGCCAGGAGAGGCCCGAGCAGCCCGTCGTCACCGCTTACCCCGCAACCACCCCCGACGCCCGGCTCGCCGCCGGTGTCCACGTCACCCGGCCCGAAACCCGCCTGACTGTCGGCTGGTGACGCCCTGAACGTTCGGTGCGGTGGCGGCGGGCTGGATGACGTGTGGGCCGAACCGGGCGCGGGCTGCATCGGAGGCTGCCTCCAGCTTGCGGGCCTTGTCATCGTGGTCGTCGAACAGGAGTTGGTGGTGCACACCGTCTGCAAGGCCGAGCTGGTCGGCGCGCAGGGAGAGTTGGCGGACGCGTGCCCGCTCGAGTCCGAGTCTCGTGTAGAGGTCGTAGGCGAGGGTGGAGAGGGCTGGGGTGTGGTGGGTGGGTTCGGGCAGGGTGCGGCTGCGGGTGGTGTGGGTGCGGTCGGCGTAGCGCACGGTGAGTGTCAGTCCCCGGCAGACCTCGCCTGTTGTGCGCAGGCGGGCGCCGAGCTCGTCAGCCAGGGCGAGCAGCTCCCGGCGGTGGGCGACCGGATCTAGCTCGTCAGCCTCGAAGGTGTGACTGGTACTGGTGGACCGGACCAGGGCCGTGCGTCGGACCGGCCTGTCGTCCAAGCCGTGGGCGCGGGCGTGCAGCTCGCGGGCGGCGTGCGCACCGAGCAGCCGGATGAGGGGGCCAGCGGGAGTGTCGGCAAGCTGCCCGATGGTGCTGATCCCATACCGGTTCAGGGTTTTGGCGGTCGCGGGTCCGATGCCGGGAAGCGCGGCGAGAGGCCGCAGCCGCAGGAACGCGGCCACTGACGCGTCGTCATCGGCGATGACGGTGATGTGACCGAACGGGGTGGCGGCTGCCGCCATGGCGGAGATGAGCGAACTGGAGTGGCGACGGGTTCCTCGCAAGTCCCATCGGGAGCGTTCGGACAGTTCGTGCTGCACAAGGGGGTAGGACCGCGCCCCACTCGAATGAGTGAAGATGTGCCAGTAACTCGCAGATTTCAGGAGTCAGTTCCCTAAATTGCGAGTCCGTGGGGGATTCCGAAACCCGTCGCTTCACGCTCCTCTCCGGTGGCGATACGCCAGACCTTCCCGAGGGCCCGGACGAGGGGCTCGCGGACGTGCTCACCCTGCAGCGGCCGAGCGTGCCGTCGTCGTCGCGGGAGGCCGAGCGCGACCTGTATCAGGACTCGCTGGCGGAGTACTGCTGGGCCCGGGACGTGGCGGGACTGGCGGCGACCACGCTGAACCAGCTGGTGCAGCCCGTGATCGAGATCTGCACCTTCTACGACGTTCTCCCCTGGGAACTGACGTCACGCATGCTCGACCAGTACTTCGCCGGTCCGGGCAAACGCGGTCGTCAGACCGTCCGCAAGAAGATCACGAACATCGACCACTACTTCGCGTTCCTCGAGCAGCGCTATGCCGGAGAGATCCGCCGCCGGTTCGCGGCGATCGTGGAGTCGCCGGTCGATGCCTTCAACCGGCCCCGGCACCGCGGTGACTTCGGGCTGCGCATCCCGCCGTCGCGGCAGCAGATGGAGGCGTTCTTCGCCGCCTGGCGGCACAGTCTCGCCGCGGCGCGCAAGTACCCGGTGGCCGTGCGGAACTACGTGATGGCCAAGATCACCTACATCTCCGGGGTGCGGGCGTGCGAGCTGTGCCGGGTGCGGATGGGCGATCTGCACTGGGACAACGGCCAGTGGGGCCGGTTCTTGGTACGGGGCAAGGGCGCGAGAGGGTCAGGCCCGAGGGAGCGCGAGGCGTTCATGTTCGCCGAGGGCCGGGAACTGCTGTGGTGGTACGTCGAAGAGGTGCGCGGCCTGTTCTGCGATGACCCACTGGACCCGTACGCTCCGTTGTTTCCCTCTGAGCGGTTGCCGGCCGCGCTGGGGGCGGTGCCCGCGGTGGCGCCGGAGATGCACCCCGACACCTTCCGGCGGGCGCTGCGCGCGGCGTCGCAGGCGCATCTGACCGGAACGGTGACGGTGCTGTTCCCGCATCTGCTGCGCCACGCGTGCGCGACGCACAACTATGAGGCGGGGATGCCTCTTTGGGATGTTCAGGTGCTGCTCGGGCACCAGTGGCCGACCACGACGATCGGCTATCTGGCCTCCGCGAAGGCGGATCCGGAGCGGACCTGCTTGGAATCGTCCCGGCGCGCGGTTCGCCGACTGACAGAGGAGACCTGACGTGAAGTGGAATCTGCGCTGGGTGGCGGCCAAGCGCGACATCTGGCGGCCCAGTGACTTGAAGACGGCCTTCGAGGAGGTGGGCTTCACTCCGTCGCTGAGCAAGGTGTGCGCGCTGTGGTCGGCCAAGCCGCTCACCCTGCGGCTCGACGACCTTGACATGATCTGTGCGGCGCTGCAGTGCACGGTCGCCGACCTGATGGAAGCTGAGCCCTTGGCGGCCGGCGGCGATCTGGGCGAGAGGCCGCAGGCGGTGGGAGAGCAGCCCCGTGCGGGCAGCGGGCAGCGTCCCGTGCCCAAGCAGACCGGTGAGGCCGGCGTGCGTCGCCTGCCTCCGAACTGACCCGTGAGCGCGACTCGGCGGCCCATGGCGGGGAGCTGTGAGCTGTGCTGTACGTGGGGCGTTGTGGAGTTGAGCGGCCTGTGCCCGGAGTGCGCGACCGCGCGCCGCCGCTACCGCAAGGGCGGCACGCACGGCGAGCGGTACCGGGAGGCGTCGTGCCGCCGGTGCGGGTGGCCGGCGATCGTGTCCAGCGACGGCACATGCCGTTGCTGTCGCCTTCTGATTCGCCTGGGCGGCGACGATGCCTGGCTCACCGCCGAGCTCGCGCGCCAGAGCCTGCCACCGGGACGTCCTCAGCAACTCGCGCTGCGCCTTCACCCGGTGCGCCTGCCACGGGCCGACCCCCTGCGCCAGACCGACACCCCGCTGGTGCGCCAGCAGCCGCCCGCCTGGGCCCTGCGCGCGGCCGCGGCGCCCGCGCCGGCCGATGACCCCGCCGTGTGTGTCGAGGAAGTCCCCGGCCAGCTGGGTCTGTTCCCGCCCTGGCCGCGCACCTTCACCCGCGCCCACGCCTCGCGGATCCGCGACCGGCCCTTGGCGGGGCTCTGCGAAGTGGACGCAGTGCTGCGGGAGATGGCCCGCGAGCGCCGCGTCGGCGAGACCTGGATGTTCCACACCAGAAACGGCGCACGCCTTGCCCCTGCCTCCCGGCCACCGGATGAGCAGCGGGTGCGGCCCGAGGCGCTCGCGGACCTGCCGCAGATGGCGCCGACCTTGAAGGAGGCCTTCGACCGTGCCGGTCTGCTCGCCCGCCCTCGAGCCCGCATCGTCCCGACCTGGTACGGGCCCAGGCAGGGGAGTTGCCGCGACTGCCTGGCCTGGACGAACGAGCGAGCCCAACGGTGCGCTGGGTGCCTGAACTGGGCTCATGGCCATCCGAGTGGAACCTGTCACCGGTGCGGCCGCTGGGTGGCACTGCACGACGGCTACTGTCGACGCTGCGTGCTGGTCCTCGCCGAGACCGCGTACGACCTGGACGCCGTAGGACTTCACGGCGGCGACCAGCTGTGGCTCGGCGGCCCCCTGGCCCCGCGGCAACGCACCTCGCGGGTCGGAGACCTCTACGGGCCGCGTCGCCTGCAGCGCAAGAGGAACCAGGCGGTCCGCGCCTCCCGCCGCGCCCGCTCCACCTGCGCTCCCGGTCCGGTCCCCGGGCAGCTGGAGCTGTTCCACCTGGCCCGCGACTGGTCCCGCCTGGACCAACGGCGCCTGCCCGCCCTGACCTTCGCCGCCGAGCAGCTGCTCGACGACTTCACGGCCCACGCCCGCGCCCGCCGATGGGCGTCGAGCACGATCGAGCCCGCCCGGCGCACTCTGCGCGTCCTGCTGGCCCATCTCGGCGCCGAGGCACCACTGCTCGAGGAGGACGTGCGCCTCCTCGCCCGGCAGGACCACTACTCCGGTGCCCGGCTTCTCGGATACCTCCGCCTGATCGGACACCTCACACCCGACCGGCACGGCAATGCCCATCTCGCCCGCGCCCGCCGCCTGGCCGACACCGCGCCCGACCCGTTCCGTACGCCCGTGCACCGATGGATCGACGTACTGACCGGAACCGCCGCACGCCGCAGTCACCCCCTGTCGCCGGTCACCGTGTGCGGCTACGTACGACGGGCCGTAACGGTCCTCAAAGCCTGGTACTCAAGCGGCATCGAGGACCTCCGCACCGTCACCCATGCCCACATCGCTCGCGCCATCACGGAACTCACCGGCCGACCGGCCCAGTCCCGCGCCGTTGCGCTGCGTTCCTTGTTCCGTGCACTCAAGCGCGAAGGCCTCATCTTCCACGACCCGGCCCAACACGCTCCGGCACCAGCCGTGCACAGCCTGCCCAGACCACTAGACGAGGACAAACTCCGCGGCGCGCTGCGCCTGATTCCCGCCGTGCGTACGCAGCTCACTTTCGTGCTCGCCGCCGTCCACGCCCTGAGCGTTCACGATCAGCGCGGCCTGCTCCTCGACGACCTCGACCGCGCCGCCGGCACGCTCCTCGTGCGCCGCCAAGGCGTGCTCCCGCACACCCTCTTCCTCGACGAACTCACCGGCCGCCTGGTCACGTCGTGGCTGGCAGAGCGGAACCGCCGCTGGCCAGTCGGCACGAATCCGCATTTGCTCGTCACGGCCCACACCGCCTTCGACCCGGCCCAACCACCGGTGTCCACGGAGGGCATCGGCAAACCGCTGCGGCGACTGGGGCACCAAATCGGTCGACTGCGCCGCGACCGGATCCTCGACGAGGCCCGGCATACCAGCGATCCGCTGCACTTGGTGCGGCTGTTCGGGATCCACCCGCGCACCGCCATGACCTATCTATATGCCGCGCACCCGGGGCGTTTCCGGCCCGACGTCGTTGCACCGTGAAACCTGTTGCCGCGACCCTGCACGGCAGGCGGATCCTGGTCGAACGCGTCTGTTCCGGCCGCCCGATCGCGCACGTCGCCGCCGAAATGGGTACCTCCCGTCCCAGCGCCTACAAAAAAGGGAATGCGCCGCCAGGCCCCGGCAGGGTCAACTTGGTAGCACTGCCGTGGATTCCCGCACCACCAGCTCGCAGTCGTTGGCAATGACGCCGCGCCGCGGCTCGCCGTTCAGCATGGCGAGCATCGACTCCGCCGCTACCCGTCCCAGCTCACCCAGCTGCGGATCGATCGTGGTGAGCTGGGGCCGAGACGCCAGTGCCATGACGTCCCAATTGTCGAAGCCGACGACGGATGCCTCCTCCGACACCTTGATTCCGAGCGCCTGCAGCTGCTCGACGACACCGCGGGCGACCTGGTCGCTGCCGCAAAAAACCCCGTCGAAGGGCTTTCCGGAGTTGGCGAGGATGCTGGCGGCCTGACGACCCCAGGCCTCGTTCCACTCGCCCCACATGGCCGAGTGCGTGACGGGTTCGAGCCCGGCCGCGTGAAGCTCGTCCCGCATGCCGGCGTAGCGCAGCCGCGCGGACAGATGCTTCTGCGGCCCCGCGATGTAAGCGATCCGGCGATGCCCGAGCGCAAGCAGGTGCGAGGTCGCCAGCCTGGCGCCGTGATCGTCGTTGATGACGATCGAGAGGTCCTCTGGGCTCTGGGACCGGGCAAGCACGTAACAGACCGGAACCTTGGCCGCGATGTCGATCGGCGGCCGAGGCTCCGCGCGACGGCCCGTCACGATGATCGCGTCCACCCCGCGCTCGAGGAAGGTCTGCAGGTGGTAGCTCTCGCGGATCGCGTCACCGCGCCCGTCGGCAAGCAGAACGGAGATGCGACCGGCCCCGAGAGCATCCTCGATGCCCAGCATGATGGGGATCGCGAAGCGCGTGAAGCTGTCGGTGGTAAGCAGCGGTGCCGTAGATGCTGTAGACGCCGCCGTACTGCGGATCCTGCAAGGTGACCTTGTACTTCGGCTTGCGGGGGCTGGGCGAGGCGGTGTTGCCGGGTCATGCAGGCGCGGATCGCAGGCTTCCGTTGGGCATGCCGACCTCGCGTTCCACGGTGTCCCAGACAAGGGAATGGACATCGCCGTACGGGGCGTCGCCCCGCATGGATGTCTGGACCAGGACCCCGTCGACGAGGACGAGGATGCGCAGGGCACTGGCCTTCGGGTCGGCCATCTGGAAGGCGCCCGCTGCCCGGCCGAGCCGGAGGATCTCCGTCAGGACGTCGAGTCCGTCGAGCATGCGCCGGTCCACTTCGGCCGCGAGTTCCGGTCGGCGCGGGGCGGCGACCCAGGCGCTCATCCAGATGCGGGCCTGCTCCGTCCCCAGGCCCAGCATCCTGCCCACGAGCGCGGCGAGCGCCTCGGCGGGAGGCAGTTCATGCAGGGCTTGGCGGTCGCGGTCGTTGTGCGCGGCAGTGGTCTGGGCGAAGGCGGCGACGACCAGGTCGTCGACCGTGGGGAAGTAGTGATGGATCAACCCGGAGGTCACGCCCAGTACTTGGGCCACGTCCCGGGACGTGATCCGGTCGAGACCTACGGTGTCGGCCAGTGACAGGGCTGCCTCGATGATCTCTTGGCGGCGCTCCTCGGGGGATCGGCGGCTGACCTTCTTCGGCATGCCGGACAGTCTATTGACCGCTCGCTCAACGCAGAACGCCCGGGTCGAGGCGTGACCACGCGGCGGCCACCGCCAACACAGGCAGACGTGAGTCTTGACGCCCCTCACACCCCCCTGTTGAATACCTGCTCAATACGCAGTTGAGCATCTGTTCAACATGGAGGTGTCGTGATGCCCGCTTCAGGAGACACACGGACAGAAGTACCACCCACGCCATCCGCCCAGGTCGATGGATCGGCCCCCCAGGACGCATTTGGCAAGGTCGAGACCCGCGGCATCGACCACGTCCCCGAGGATGAGCGCCACGGGCGCCCCTTCGAGCTGTTCCCGGTGTGGCTGTCGTCCAACGTCGGCTACCTCTACATCCTGCTCGGCGGCTCGCTGTCGGTCCTGGGCCTGAGCGTCGCCCAGGCGTTCGCCGTGCTGTTCCTCGGCAGCCTGTTCTGGGGACTGGTCGGGTTCCTCGCCGTCAGCGGTCCCGCCTCGGGCGCACCGAGTCAAGTCGTCACCCGTGCCGTGTTCGGGATCCGGGGCAACCGGATCTTCGGCGCCGCCCTCCAGTGGCTGGTCGCCGTCACCTACGAGGGCATCAACCTCGCCCTCGGCGCCCTGGCCAGCTTCTCGCTCCTCGACTCGGTCGGTCTCCATCCCGCCGTGTGGATCAAGGTCGCGCTCACCGTGATGATCGGCGTCGCGGCGTTCGCCCTCAGCCTGTACGGGCACGCCACGATCGTCCGCTTCAGCGTGCTGTTCTGCGTGCTCCTCGGCGCCTGCGGACTGCTCCTGGGGGGCTTCGTGACGCAGCACGCAAGCCTCCACCCGGCCCACTTCACCGCACTGCACGGCCACGACCTGTTCGCAGCCGCTCTGATCGGCTTCGCCCTCATCGCCTCCGCACCGCTGTCCTGGTCGAACGGCGCCGACTACGCCCGTTACCTGCCCCGCGACGTCAGCAAATGGAAGGTGGCCCTCAGCACGGCCGCCGGCGGCTTCCTGCCCTCCGTGGTGATGGGCGGCATCGGCATCCTCGCCGGGACCGCGGTCGACATGAGCGACCCACAGAACGCGATGCGCGCCATCGTCCCCGGCTGGTTCTACGCCATCTTCCTCGCGGTCATCGTCGTCAGCTCGGTCGCCAACAACGTCATGACCACCTACTCCTCGGGGCTGTCCCTGCAGGCCATCGGCGTACGCATGAGCCGCTCCCGCTCCGTGCTCATCGACGCGGTCCTCGGCGGCGCCTTGTGTGCCTACGCTCTGCTCTCCCCGAGTTTCCTGACGTCCCTCAACAACATCCTGGCCCTGACCGTCACCTTCCTGGGCCCGCTGCTGGCCATCTACGCCACCGACATCGTCCTGCGACGCAACCGCTACGACGGCCTCGCACTGCACCAGGAGCAGCCGGGCGCCCCGTTCTGGTACCGACGCGGCTACCGCCCCGCCGGCATCATCGCGCTGGTCACCGGCACCGTCGTAGCGCTCCTGTTCGTCGACACCACGCTCTTCGTGGGGCCGGGCACCAGTGCTCTGGGCGGTCTCGACCTGTCGGCGCTGCTCGGCCCGCTCACCGCCGCCGCCGTCTACCGCCTGCTCGGAAAGAACCGGGAGACGGCCCGCCCGTGACTCCCCAGCCCCCGCACGGCACCCCCGCCACACCAGCGTCCTCCCCCCAACTGCCTGTCGCCGAGACCTGGTTCACCACCACACGGATCGACGACGCCATCACCCTGATCCACGAACCACACGTGCACCCCTTCCTGCAGGCCAACACCTGGTACATCCGGGGCCGAGACCGCAGCCTCCTCATCGACACCGGCCTGGGCGTGGCACCACTGCGCCCGGCGTTCCCGCAGCTGTTCGCCGACGAACCCATCGTCGTGATCACCCATGGACACCTCGATCACATGGGCGGCGCCCACGAGTTCGCCGACTGCCGCGCACACCAGGCCGAGGCCGTCGAGACCCCACCACCCGGAGCCCTGGCCTCCGCCGCCCTCTTCGACGAACTCGGCATGGCGGCAACCGACACCCCGAACGTGCCGCACCTGCTGATCTCGGCTCTCCCACACGAGGACTACGACCCGGGGAGCTACCGGCTGCGCCCGACCCGGGTAAGTCGGCTTCTGGCCGAGAGCGACACCATCGGCCTCGGCGACCGCGACCTCACCGTGCTCCACCTGCCCGGCCACAGCCCCGGCAGCATCGCCCTGTATGAGCCGGAGACACAGACGCTCTTCTCCGGCGACGTCGTCTACGACGACCGACTGCTCGACGACATCCACGGCGCCGACCCATGCGCATACATAGCCACCATGACCCGGCTGCTGGAACTCCCCGTCCGTGTGGTTCACCCCGGCCACGGCCCGTCCTTCGACGGCGTACGCCTACGCGAACTCGCCGCCGCATACATCGCCTCACACCGCGTCACCCAGGACATGGCGTGACGGCGCAGTCGGGAAACCCTCCGGCCGGAGCCGGACTCGAAGACATCCACGGCAACGCCACCGCCCCCCGGGGCCATCAACACCCCCGCCCCTCACCGCTCTGCACATCAGCCACGACTCCCAACTTCCCCTGCAGTCACGGCCTCTACGCTACGAGGGGAAGGTCAGATGGACGCCGTCCTCTACGTCGACCGCACCGGCATCCCCTGGCGGTAGTTGCCGCACGACTTCGCACCATGGGAGACGGTGTACGGATACTTCGCCGACTGGCAGAAGGACGGTGTCTTCGACCAGCTCAACGGGCTTCTCCGCCGCCTGGTCCGTGAGTTCGGCGAGTACAGCACGCATGAGCTCGGCATCCAGCCCGAGGCGTACGAGACGAAGCTGGACGTGGACTTCGCCCTGCTGTGCGACCAGGACCCGGCCGCCGCGAGGGCCCGCCAGTGATCTGGCGGGCCCTCGCGGCGGGGTGCGTCTAGGCGTCAAGCATGTCCGTGAAGTAGGTGTCGTGTCGCATCTGGAAGGCCTTGGCTTCTTCGCGGCCGCGTTCCGCGTACTCTGCGGCCTTCTCGAAGTACTCCTCGCGCGGCGCACCCGGCGAGAAGATCATCATCATGGACAGCGGCTCATCGGAGTCGTTCTGGAAGGCATGCAGGCCACCGGCGGGCACGTAGAGGAAGTCTCCCTCCCCGCCCTTGATCCAGCGTTCGCCGTTGTAGAACTGGACCTCGCCGGAGAGCACGTAGAACGACTCCGAGATCGCCCGGTGGAAGTGCTCTTTGGCGCCCATGGTCTTCGGTCCCATGTCGACCTTGTACAGGCCGTACTCGCCCCCGGTCGTCTCCTCGGTGGCCACGTAGCTGATGTTGGTGGCGCCGATGAAGCCGGTGTCGGGCTCCTCGGCCGAGGGTCGGTACTTCGCGCTGATCTCGCCGTTGTCGTTGAGGTAGCGAGGGTCGGGGTACGACACGATGGTTCCTTTCGTGAGGGCGGTTTGACGCCGCGACGGGATTCTTCAGACACAGCGGTTGGGTGAGGGCAGTGACACGCCCATCTGCGGCGTTGTCGCAGGTGGGCGGGCTGGGCCGAATGGACGTGGTGACTCGCCCGGTCCGTGGTGCGGCCGGTCACTCAGCTGAGGATGAGCATGGCTGCCAGGGCCGGACCGAGGGCTCCGCCCATGAGGTAGGCGAGTTGGAACAGGCCGATGGCGGTGGGACGCTGGCGTTCGGGGACGGCGGAGGCGGCGGCCATGGACTGGGTGGCGTTGGCGCCGGTCGCGGTGAAGACGGCCAGGCCGATCGCGAGGAACAGGACGATCGCGCTGTGGGCGAAGACGGCCGCCGCGGCGGCGAGCGCTCCGACCGCGAGCAGGAGTGCTCGTACCGTGCTCCGGCCCAGGCGCGTGGAGACGGCGGCGAAGGCGAGGGTGAGCACGGACCCGGCGATCATGGCGGTCATCTGGCCGACCGCGACCGATCCGGTCGACCAGTCGGCCCGGTCGGTGATCAGCTGAGGGATCCCGAACAGCAACGTGAAGTAGAGAACGGACAGGGCGACGGCGATCAGCACCGAGCCGCGGAAGAGCCGGGATCGCAGCGCGGCCTGGGGGACGTAGCCGTGCGGGCGGCGCCGTATGTGCAGGGCCAGGAGGGCGGCGGTGACGGCCGCCACGGCCAGGGCGGGCAGCGGGTTCGACGGCAGCAGGACGATGCCGCTGGACAGGATCGCGAGCAACACGGCGCCGCGGGCATCGAAGCGGCCCTCGGCCGTGGGGGGCGCCTTGGTGGTGTGTCGGCTGACGGCGGGGACGGCCAGGAGCGTGATGATCAAGATGCTCAGGGCCGCCCGCCAGGAGACCGCACTGGTGAGGCGTTCGCCGAGCAGCGGGCCGACGCCTCCGAGGATCCCGGAGCCGGCGCTGATGACGCCCATGCGGCGGGCGGTGCCAGCGAGATTCATGGCAATGGCCATCATGCCTGCGCCGCCCGCGGCCTGTCCGGCCCGGCCGACGAGGGTGAGCGGCAGCCACGGCGAGACGGTCACGAGCGCGGTGCCGGCGACGACGAAGGCCGCGCTGGTCCACAGCGCAGAGCGTGTGCCACGCCGACGCACCAAGGTCGCGATCAGCGGGGTCGCGACGGCCAGCGTCAGCGCGAACACGGTGACCAGCCACGACGCGGTGGCCTTGGTGATGCCGAGGGAGCGGCTCATGTCGCCGAGGATCAGGACGGCGGCGTTGTTGGCGGCGGCGACCGGAGTGGCGAGCAGCGCCAGCCAGAGGACGGGGACGCGGCGGGTGGGTTCGTTCACGGAGGCGTGGGTGTGCGTGGTGGCCGGTCCGGTCGTGGTGGACATGACTCTTCCTGTGCTGGTGGACAGTGGGATGGAGGGGAGGAGGGATGGGGCGGGACTACCCGGTTTGTCCGGTGGTGGCGGCCTGGGGTTCCAGAGGGAGCGTGAGGCGAACGGCCAGCTGGGCGCGAGGGCCATGGCCGGCCTGTTCACCTCGTAGGCGGTCAGCTCGCGGTCACGTCGTCCAGCATCCGAGGCGCGTCGCCGTCGAAGTCGATCCACGGGTTGGTGCCCAGCGCGTCTGCGCCCTCGGCGCTCGGGGCCTCGTAGCGCATGACGAACTTCTCGGGACCGTGGGCGTATGCCACGATCAGGCCGTGCTCGGCGTCCAGGAACGCGCCGTGAGGACGCTTGCCGGGGTAGCTGACGCGCCAGGCCAAGTCGCCGGTCTCCACGGCGGGCACGGAGAGCTTGACGACAACGCCGTCGGGGAGCCGGTAGAACCACGTCATCGGGCCGCCGGACACCACGGTCATAATCTCGTCGATGCCGACGCCGTCGTCGGTGGTGTTGACGTGGAGGCGGCCGAAGCGCGCCTGCACAAAGTGCTTGGCGTCGTCGTCCATGGCCTGCATGTCGTAGACCTTCGGGTACGGAGCGACCCCGTGCTCGGACGTGTTCAGGTGGCCGCCGTCAGGGGCCTCGGGCGTGCGGCCGGCGAGCTGGATGTGCGCCAGCAGGTCGCTGCGGTGCAGGCTGAACATCGAGATCAGCTCGGCCTGCTCGTCCTCCGAAAGCGCCCGGGTCTTGGACACCTCCAGGATCGGGAGAGCCTGATCGGGAACGGGAGTCTGGCTGGCGTGGACGCCCACGGTGCGCAGCACCTCGTTGACGGCGTCGATGCCGATCGTGGACGGCCGTCCGTCGATGTAGGAGAGCGTGAGATCTGCCTTGGTCATTTCCAGTCCTGAGGTGAGTAGCGGTTGACGGCC
The DNA window shown above is from Streptomyces sp. NBC_01445 and carries:
- a CDS encoding DNA polymerase Y family protein, with protein sequence MAAAATPFGHITVIADDDASVAAFLRLRPLAALPGIGPATAKTLNRYGISTIGQLADTPAGPLIRLLGAHAARELHARAHGLDDRPVRRTALVRSTSTSHTFEADELDPVAHRRELLALADELGARLRTTGEVCRGLTLTVRYADRTHTTRSRTLPEPTHHTPALSTLAYDLYTRLGLERARVRQLSLRADQLGLADGVHHQLLFDDHDDKARKLEAASDAARARFGPHVIQPAATAPNVQGVTSRQSGGFRAG
- a CDS encoding tyrosine-type recombinase/integrase; this encodes MGDSETRRFTLLSGGDTPDLPEGPDEGLADVLTLQRPSVPSSSREAERDLYQDSLAEYCWARDVAGLAATTLNQLVQPVIEICTFYDVLPWELTSRMLDQYFAGPGKRGRQTVRKKITNIDHYFAFLEQRYAGEIRRRFAAIVESPVDAFNRPRHRGDFGLRIPPSRQQMEAFFAAWRHSLAAARKYPVAVRNYVMAKITYISGVRACELCRVRMGDLHWDNGQWGRFLVRGKGARGSGPREREAFMFAEGRELLWWYVEEVRGLFCDDPLDPYAPLFPSERLPAALGAVPAVAPEMHPDTFRRALRAASQAHLTGTVTVLFPHLLRHACATHNYEAGMPLWDVQVLLGHQWPTTTIGYLASAKADPERTCLESSRRAVRRLTEET
- a CDS encoding helix-turn-helix domain-containing protein, producing MKWNLRWVAAKRDIWRPSDLKTAFEEVGFTPSLSKVCALWSAKPLTLRLDDLDMICAALQCTVADLMEAEPLAAGGDLGERPQAVGEQPRAGSGQRPVPKQTGEAGVRRLPPN
- a CDS encoding substrate-binding domain-containing protein; translated protein: MLGIEDALGAGRISVLLADGRGDAIRESYHLQTFLERGVDAIIVTGRRAEPRPPIDIAAKVPVCYVLARSQSPEDLSIVINDDHGARLATSHLLALGHRRIAYIAGPQKHLSARLRYAGMRDELHAAGLEPVTHSAMWGEWNEAWGRQAASILANSGKPFDGVFCGSDQVARGVVEQLQALGIKVSEEASVVGFDNWDVMALASRPQLTTIDPQLGELGRVAAESMLAMLNGEPRRGVIANDCELVVRESTAVLPS
- a CDS encoding TetR/AcrR family transcriptional regulator; its protein translation is MPKKVSRRSPEERRQEIIEAALSLADTVGLDRITSRDVAQVLGVTSGLIHHYFPTVDDLVVAAFAQTTAAHNDRDRQALHELPPAEALAALVGRMLGLGTEQARIWMSAWVAAPRRPELAAEVDRRMLDGLDVLTEILRLGRAAGAFQMADPKASALRILVLVDGVLVQTSMRGDAPYGDVHSLVWDTVEREVGMPNGSLRSAPA
- a CDS encoding purine-cytosine permease family protein encodes the protein MPASGDTRTEVPPTPSAQVDGSAPQDAFGKVETRGIDHVPEDERHGRPFELFPVWLSSNVGYLYILLGGSLSVLGLSVAQAFAVLFLGSLFWGLVGFLAVSGPASGAPSQVVTRAVFGIRGNRIFGAALQWLVAVTYEGINLALGALASFSLLDSVGLHPAVWIKVALTVMIGVAAFALSLYGHATIVRFSVLFCVLLGACGLLLGGFVTQHASLHPAHFTALHGHDLFAAALIGFALIASAPLSWSNGADYARYLPRDVSKWKVALSTAAGGFLPSVVMGGIGILAGTAVDMSDPQNAMRAIVPGWFYAIFLAVIVVSSVANNVMTTYSSGLSLQAIGVRMSRSRSVLIDAVLGGALCAYALLSPSFLTSLNNILALTVTFLGPLLAIYATDIVLRRNRYDGLALHQEQPGAPFWYRRGYRPAGIIALVTGTVVALLFVDTTLFVGPGTSALGGLDLSALLGPLTAAAVYRLLGKNRETARP
- a CDS encoding MBL fold metallo-hydrolase; its protein translation is MTPQPPHGTPATPASSPQLPVAETWFTTTRIDDAITLIHEPHVHPFLQANTWYIRGRDRSLLIDTGLGVAPLRPAFPQLFADEPIVVITHGHLDHMGGAHEFADCRAHQAEAVETPPPGALASAALFDELGMAATDTPNVPHLLISALPHEDYDPGSYRLRPTRVSRLLAESDTIGLGDRDLTVLHLPGHSPGSIALYEPETQTLFSGDVVYDDRLLDDIHGADPCAYIATMTRLLELPVRVVHPGHGPSFDGVRLRELAAAYIASHRVTQDMA
- a CDS encoding cupin domain-containing protein, which gives rise to MSYPDPRYLNDNGEISAKYRPSAEEPDTGFIGATNISYVATEETTGGEYGLYKVDMGPKTMGAKEHFHRAISESFYVLSGEVQFYNGERWIKGGEGDFLYVPAGGLHAFQNDSDEPLSMMMIFSPGAPREEYFEKAAEYAERGREEAKAFQMRHDTYFTDMLDA
- a CDS encoding MFS transporter is translated as MSTTTGPATTHTHASVNEPTRRVPVLWLALLATPVAAANNAAVLILGDMSRSLGITKATASWLVTVFALTLAVATPLIATLVRRRGTRSALWTSAAFVVAGTALVTVSPWLPLTLVGRAGQAAGGAGMMAIAMNLAGTARRMGVISAGSGILGGVGPLLGERLTSAVSWRAALSILIITLLAVPAVSRHTTKAPPTAEGRFDARGAVLLAILSSGIVLLPSNPLPALAVAAVTAALLALHIRRRPHGYVPQAALRSRLFRGSVLIAVALSVLYFTLLFGIPQLITDRADWSTGSVAVGQMTAMIAGSVLTLAFAAVSTRLGRSTVRALLLAVGALAAAAAVFAHSAIVLFLAIGLAVFTATGANATQSMAAASAVPERQRPTAIGLFQLAYLMGGALGPALAAMLILS